From a single Rutidosis leptorrhynchoides isolate AG116_Rl617_1_P2 chromosome 5, CSIRO_AGI_Rlap_v1, whole genome shotgun sequence genomic region:
- the LOC139848456 gene encoding uncharacterized protein codes for MPDVPYEINGVHYSKGYYLADGIYPTWAAFVKGFSSAVDEKRTYFTKKQASARKDVERTFGILQGRWHILQQPARAYEVNIMRQLMYTCIVIHNIIIEDNGYNLAENDWVVEPVQHIQRTWIDRCDARARRTRELRDREVHEGIRSDLVEHLWDLRDDL; via the coding sequence ATGCCGGACGTTCCTTATGAAATAAACGGGGTTCATTATAGCAAGGGGTATTATTTAGCTGACGGTATTTACCCAACTTGGGCGGCCTTTGTTAAGGGATTTTCAAGTGCCGTTGACGAAAAACGTACTTACTTTACTAAGAAACAAGCGAGTGCTCGCAAAGATGTTGAAAGAACGTTTGGGATCCTTCAAGGCCGTTGGCATATTCTTCAGCAACCCGCACGAGCTTACGAGGTGAATATAATGAGACAACTAATGTACACCTGCATCGTGATACACAACATCATTATCGAAGACAATGGATACAACCTTGCTGAGAATGATTGGGTAGTTGAGCCCGTCCAACATATACAACGTACGTGGATCGATAGGTGCGACGCTCGAGCAAGAAGAACGAGGGAGTTACGTGATAGAGAAGTGCATGAAGGCATACGATCTGATTTGGTTGAACATTTGTGGGATCTTCGTGACGACCTATGA